From the genome of Xylocopilactobacillus apis:
ATCTGAAAACCTGCTGTTGTAGATTTCTTTATCAGCCATTCTTTTTGTTGTCTAATTGTAATATGAGGATAAACTTTACCTCGTTTTTCACCTGGCGTTATAACTGAATAAGTTGGATTTGCAGTTAAGCGAAATCGTAAATGTTGACCTTTTGTTAATGAATTTAAAAACTGATCATAAGATTTACTAACTTCCGTCCCTTCGACTCCATACCTTGAAAAGCACGAAGGATCAGGCTTGTCGTTGCTCAAAACGATCAAATATGTCTTATCTTTCAAAGTGTCAATCCGCCATAAATTTCTTGGCCTTGATTTCTCTTGAATTGCTTCGGGAAAACTTTGCTCAACCCAGTTATGATATGCTCCCAAGTGGATTAAATCTTTGGTTTTCTGACGATTATTTAAATCGATTTCTACCCTGGATAAATACATCTTATTCCTTCCTACAGCGCATCTAAAGCGTCGTGATCTGTCGATTGATCTTTTTCTTCATACGCGGGGTTGATTAAGTCAATCCCGTTTCTGGCTCTCTCTACTGGACGATAGTTGAAAAATCGATTCTTCTGACTAAACGATCCGACACCATCTTTTACCATAAAATATTTTTCTCCAGTAAGTAACTTTGTATCAGCCAATAACTCAACCTTAACAGTTTGATCATTAGATTTTGATTTTTGATACCACTTGCTCGCTTGCCAAGGAAAATCCTTTAAAACTTGAACTGGATTTATCCCTGAAAACTCTTCAATTTGTAAAACTCCTGCTGGTACGTTTGCGCGTCGTCCTAAAAACAGTTGATAGACAGGATGTCTAAGAGCAAATTTTATTTCATCGATTAACGAATCGTTCTCATTCCCGATCGCTACCACAAATACTGCATCTTGAATGAGACCGCGATAAGTCAGTTTTCGGGTGTCTTTTTTCCACTCAACCGTTTGAAATTCAGTAAAAACTCGACCAGGTTGATCAATTCTGACTGCAAAATCAAGACTATTTAAATCTGTGATTTTTTCGTCATCTCGTTGGTATCCAAATGCTGCAGCAATCATGCCAATAACTGCACTTTTGGAAGGATGAAGACTCGTAGTTCGCTGATTAAATGTTGCTTCATTACCAAATGACTGAAGAGGGCCAGTTAATTTAATCGTTATCGTTTTCATTTTGGACCACTTGCTGAAGTTCTTCTGATACTTTACTGAGTAACTCATTTAAATCTGTTACTTGATCGTCCTTCAAAATACTATCTTTGTCTCTTTCAATCTCTTCCATTGATAGTATCAAAGTTTTAATCGGTGTATCCACCATCTTCAAAGTATTTTGATATTCTTTTTCAAGTTTTTTAATTGAAGGTTTGACATATCCACGATTTGATTTAACTGGTTCTTCAAAAGCTGAAACCAAATTAACTGGCGTATCAGTTCTAAATGAAATCATTACGTAGTTAGGAAGAGTTTTATTAGCGAAAGTATTTTGTTTACCTGTTGGCAT
Proteins encoded in this window:
- the cas6e gene encoding type I-E CRISPR-associated protein Cas6/Cse3/CasE, translated to MYLSRVEIDLNNRQKTKDLIHLGAYHNWVEQSFPEAIQEKSRPRNLWRIDTLKDKTYLIVLSNDKPDPSCFSRYGVEGTEVSKSYDQFLNSLTKGQHLRFRLTANPTYSVITPGEKRGKVYPHITIRQQKEWLIKKSTTAGFQILKNDEGDYSFNIVSRDQATLRHTGNKTVRLSRVSYEGLIEITDIDKFKDTLIHGVGREKAYGMGLMTVIPVK
- the cas5e gene encoding type I-E CRISPR-associated protein Cas5/CasD, yielding MKTITIKLTGPLQSFGNEATFNQRTTSLHPSKSAVIGMIAAAFGYQRDDEKITDLNSLDFAVRIDQPGRVFTEFQTVEWKKDTRKLTYRGLIQDAVFVVAIGNENDSLIDEIKFALRHPVYQLFLGRRANVPAGVLQIEEFSGINPVQVLKDFPWQASKWYQKSKSNDQTVKVELLADTKLLTGEKYFMVKDGVGSFSQKNRFFNYRPVERARNGIDLINPAYEEKDQSTDHDALDAL